In Gemmatimonadaceae bacterium, one DNA window encodes the following:
- a CDS encoding gluconate 2-dehydrogenase subunit 3 family protein, which translates to MTDFEPTPRGVDRREAIRRVSVLLGGAAFVGGTGLLEACAKERGGSADTARATPTGPQAIGSFSVADQAFLDEVADTILPTTAASPGAKAAATGPFMALMVTDCYEPKDQQIFREGIRTLDAACETMHGAGFLKVSAEQRTALLTALDREAHDYMAKKAADAPTHYFRMMKELALLGFFTSEIGCTQALRYKESPGPFEACVPYKKGDRAWAGHA; encoded by the coding sequence ATGACCGATTTTGAACCGACCCCGCGCGGTGTGGACCGGCGTGAAGCGATCCGGCGCGTGAGCGTCCTGCTCGGCGGCGCCGCCTTCGTGGGCGGCACCGGACTGTTGGAGGCGTGCGCGAAGGAGCGTGGCGGCAGCGCCGACACGGCGCGCGCGACACCCACGGGACCGCAGGCGATTGGCAGCTTCAGCGTGGCCGATCAGGCCTTTCTCGACGAAGTGGCCGACACCATCCTGCCAACGACGGCGGCGTCGCCCGGCGCGAAGGCGGCCGCCACGGGGCCGTTCATGGCGCTGATGGTGACCGACTGCTACGAGCCCAAGGACCAGCAGATCTTCCGCGAAGGGATCCGCACCCTGGATGCGGCGTGCGAGACGATGCACGGCGCGGGGTTCCTGAAGGTGAGCGCCGAGCAGCGCACGGCGCTGCTGACGGCGCTGGACCGGGAGGCGCATGACTACATGGCGAAGAAGGCGGCCGACGCCCCCACGCACTATTTCCGCATGATGAAGGAGCTCGCCCTCCTCGGCTTCTTCACCTCGGAGATCGGATGCACCCAGGCCCTCCGCTACAAGGAGAGCCCGGGGCCGTTCGAAGCGTGCGTGCCATACAAAAAGGGCGACCGCGCCTGGGCGGGGCACGCCTGA
- a CDS encoding histone deacetylase, with product MPLHLWSSAQYAIPLPDGHRFPMAKYALLREAVLAEGLVAPERLHDPHRAAREDVLRVHTPEYVAHIEQGTLPPLEQRRIGLPWSELFVERAFRVVQGTIEASEAALEHGVAMNLAGGTHHAFPDRGEGFCTFNDVAIAVRRLQALGKVRRVAVVDLDVHQGNGTHGCFAGDPNVYTFSMHGAKNFPFHKVPGTRDVELADGTGDEEYLALLAEHLPQVLREARPDLVVYLSGADPHEGDRLGRLKLTFDGLQRRDMLVVSTCREVGLPVCATMSGGYGHDVRNTVAVHVNTVRVLREFA from the coding sequence ATGCCGCTGCATCTCTGGTCCTCGGCCCAATACGCCATCCCGCTGCCCGATGGGCATCGGTTTCCGATGGCCAAGTACGCGCTGCTGCGGGAGGCGGTGCTCGCCGAGGGGCTGGTGGCGCCGGAGCGGTTACATGACCCGCATCGCGCCGCGCGCGAGGATGTGCTGCGGGTGCACACGCCCGAATACGTGGCGCACATCGAGCAGGGCACACTCCCGCCGCTCGAGCAGCGGCGCATTGGCTTGCCGTGGAGCGAGCTGTTCGTGGAGCGCGCCTTTCGTGTGGTACAGGGGACCATCGAAGCCAGTGAGGCCGCGCTCGAACATGGCGTGGCCATGAACCTCGCCGGCGGCACCCATCACGCGTTCCCCGATCGCGGCGAAGGGTTCTGCACTTTCAACGATGTGGCGATCGCCGTGCGGCGCCTGCAGGCGCTCGGCAAGGTACGGCGGGTGGCTGTGGTGGATCTGGACGTGCATCAGGGCAACGGTACGCACGGCTGCTTCGCCGGCGATCCAAACGTGTACACCTTCAGCATGCACGGCGCCAAGAACTTTCCCTTCCACAAGGTGCCGGGGACGCGCGACGTCGAACTCGCCGATGGCACGGGCGACGAGGAGTATCTCGCCCTGCTCGCGGAGCATCTGCCCCAGGTGCTCCGCGAGGCGCGGCCTGACCTGGTGGTCTATCTCTCTGGCGCCGATCCGCATGAGGGGGATCGGCTGGGGCGCCTCAAGCTCACATTCGACGGGCTCCAGCGCCGCGACATGCTGGTGGTGAGCACCTGCCGCGAGGTGGGGCTGCCGGTGTGCGCCACCATGAGCGGCGGCTATGGCCACGATGTGCGCAACACCGTGGCCGTGCACGTGAATACGGTGCGGGTCCTGCGCGAATTCGCGTAG
- a CDS encoding HAMP domain-containing protein yields MPDRVHADIFASPPATAAGEEPAAARRYLSIRARLAFYYTTAFGLLVLVVGVATYLVLVNITRRDADTFLTDTADAVGASLQLALATVPRDRQADSLAVPWAAATTINNHRFRDIGVAIFRAIPARTAPSLTLVAVDSTSRATRLFGGLAGWQKASTSAVRALADMDTDVVTLAPYRERVVSMPVRTRRGVFVVAVSQSIETNERVLQRVRETLLVGLPLSLLLATLGGYLLAAASLRPVDAMRAQAARITASNLHERLPVARATDELSRLSQTFNALLDRVEEAFAQRRRFTADASHELRTPVAIVIGESELALSAERTPEEYRASLQVIHGEARRLALIVADLFLLARGDAAEQQLNPQAFFAEELVGDCVDAIATIAQAKQVRLEFSPVSEVPITGDEALLRRVVMNLLDNAIKYTPAGGRVLAEAEPTPGGGALVRVSDTGPGIPLEHQGRIFERFYRVQHTTNRVGLGDATGAGLGLPIAAWIANAHGGTLRLVRSDERGSVFELSIPGG; encoded by the coding sequence GTGCCCGATCGCGTTCACGCCGACATCTTCGCGTCGCCGCCGGCCACCGCGGCGGGCGAGGAACCCGCGGCCGCGCGGCGCTACCTCTCCATTCGCGCGCGACTCGCCTTCTACTACACCACCGCATTCGGTCTCCTCGTGCTGGTGGTGGGCGTCGCCACGTATCTGGTGCTGGTGAACATCACCCGTCGCGACGCCGACACATTTCTTACGGACACCGCCGATGCGGTGGGCGCGTCGCTGCAGCTCGCGCTGGCCACCGTGCCGCGTGATCGGCAGGCCGACTCGTTGGCGGTCCCGTGGGCCGCCGCCACCACGATCAACAACCATCGGTTCCGCGACATCGGTGTCGCGATCTTTCGCGCCATCCCCGCGCGCACGGCCCCATCGCTGACACTGGTCGCCGTTGACAGCACCTCACGTGCGACGCGCCTCTTTGGCGGGCTGGCCGGGTGGCAGAAGGCCAGTACGTCCGCCGTCCGGGCGCTGGCGGACATGGACACCGACGTCGTCACGCTCGCGCCCTATCGCGAACGGGTGGTCTCGATGCCCGTCCGCACGCGGCGTGGCGTGTTCGTGGTGGCCGTCAGTCAGTCCATCGAAACCAACGAGCGCGTGCTGCAGCGGGTGCGCGAAACGCTCCTTGTGGGGTTGCCGCTCTCTCTGCTGCTGGCCACGCTCGGCGGCTATCTGCTCGCCGCGGCCAGCCTGCGTCCGGTCGATGCCATGCGGGCGCAAGCGGCGCGCATCACCGCGAGCAACCTGCATGAGCGCCTTCCGGTGGCCCGCGCGACCGACGAACTCTCACGTCTGTCGCAGACCTTCAACGCGCTCCTCGATCGCGTCGAAGAGGCCTTTGCCCAGCGCCGGCGCTTTACGGCCGATGCCTCACACGAGCTGCGTACGCCGGTGGCGATCGTGATCGGGGAAAGCGAACTCGCGCTCTCCGCCGAGCGCACGCCCGAGGAGTACCGCGCGTCGCTGCAGGTCATTCACGGGGAGGCCCGGCGTCTCGCGCTCATCGTCGCCGACCTGTTTCTGCTGGCGCGCGGTGATGCCGCCGAGCAGCAGCTCAACCCGCAGGCGTTCTTTGCCGAGGAGCTCGTCGGCGATTGCGTCGATGCCATTGCGACGATCGCGCAGGCCAAGCAGGTGCGCCTCGAGTTCTCGCCGGTGAGCGAGGTGCCGATCACCGGCGACGAAGCCCTGCTGCGGCGCGTCGTGATGAACCTTCTCGACAACGCCATCAAGTACACTCCCGCCGGTGGCCGCGTCCTGGCCGAAGCCGAGCCCACCCCCGGCGGCGGCGCCCTCGTACGCGTCTCCGATACCGGCCCCGGCATCCCGCTCGAACATCAGGGGCGCATCTTCGAGCGCTTCTATCGCGTGCAGCACACCACCAACCGCGTCGGACTCGGCGACGCCACCGGCGCCGGACTCGGCCTGCCGATTGCGGCGTGGATTGCGAACGCACACGGAGGGACGCTGCGGCTCGTTCGGAGTGATGAGAGGGGGTCGGTGTTTGAGCTTTCTATTCCTGGTGGATGA
- a CDS encoding M20/M25/M40 family metallo-hydrolase, with translation MSFRPIRAAALLAPLALTLLPRAAAHAQDKAPPARKVQAKVQMPKPFWPDEGPFKWAPRPTENAITPNDLRTRLYQLADDSMMGRRIGELGNYKGTAYVASEFKRLGLKPAGDSGTYFQVLPFGPSGFDTTSMTLTVGGKTLVARKDWIPTVPTAANGIGPKVSLTNTPAVYAGVWGDTAVMLDEQMIRGKVAVFMASPAMRAVAASQGAPVSFVSCADVPDKFGANAAIAEEARQRAAGGAAAAARRPNAPTAVRDTRAMRAGAAAVLIIGLDDMTPAAVNQVFAQPMSMRPTTPLNDGAVGGGNISKAAAEQIFGKPVGELQVGTVGQPISAQWQHAWRMSPTPARNVIAVLPGSDPKLASEYVLVGAHNDHVGVNTTTVDHDSLRAYNMVVRRQGANDPVCTPTAEQQARINALIAKARATRPVRKDSIMNGADDDGSGTVVMLEIAEKFAKEQPKRSIIFISHVGEEAGLLGSRWFTDHPTLPLEQIVAAHNMDMVGAGRNWEVKYGGPNSVQMLGQRRLSREFGDIIDSVNANIKEPMAIDKSWDVPANPLNRFCRSDQVNYVRKDIPVVYMSLGYAVDYHQQSDEPQYIDYDHSARLGNFIHQVMTAVANRPNRPAIAGADPTMPTCSR, from the coding sequence ATGTCTTTCCGTCCCATCCGCGCGGCCGCGCTGCTCGCGCCGCTCGCCCTGACGCTTCTGCCCCGTGCTGCGGCCCACGCGCAGGACAAGGCGCCCCCGGCCAGGAAGGTGCAGGCCAAGGTCCAGATGCCGAAGCCGTTCTGGCCCGATGAAGGGCCGTTCAAGTGGGCGCCCCGCCCCACCGAGAACGCCATCACCCCGAACGATCTGCGGACACGCCTCTATCAGCTGGCCGACGACTCCATGATGGGACGTCGCATCGGCGAGCTGGGGAACTACAAGGGTACGGCGTATGTCGCGAGTGAGTTCAAGCGCCTGGGGCTCAAGCCGGCCGGCGACAGCGGCACCTACTTCCAGGTGCTCCCCTTCGGCCCGAGCGGCTTTGACACGACCAGCATGACGCTCACCGTGGGCGGCAAGACGCTGGTCGCGCGCAAGGACTGGATTCCCACCGTGCCGACCGCCGCCAATGGCATCGGCCCCAAGGTCAGCCTCACCAACACGCCGGCCGTCTACGCCGGCGTCTGGGGCGATACGGCCGTCATGCTCGACGAGCAGATGATTCGCGGCAAGGTGGCCGTGTTCATGGCGTCCCCCGCGATGCGCGCCGTCGCGGCGAGCCAGGGCGCGCCGGTGAGCTTCGTGAGCTGCGCCGACGTGCCCGACAAGTTCGGCGCCAACGCGGCCATCGCCGAAGAGGCGCGCCAGCGCGCCGCGGGTGGGGCGGCCGCGGCCGCGCGGCGCCCGAACGCGCCGACCGCCGTGCGCGACACCCGCGCCATGCGCGCCGGGGCGGCCGCGGTGCTGATCATCGGCCTCGATGACATGACGCCGGCCGCGGTCAATCAGGTTTTTGCGCAGCCCATGAGCATGCGCCCCACCACCCCGCTCAACGACGGCGCGGTGGGTGGGGGCAACATCTCCAAGGCCGCCGCCGAGCAGATCTTTGGCAAGCCGGTCGGCGAACTGCAGGTCGGCACCGTTGGGCAGCCGATCAGCGCGCAGTGGCAGCATGCGTGGCGCATGTCGCCGACACCGGCGCGCAACGTCATCGCCGTGCTCCCCGGCAGCGACCCCAAGCTGGCCAGCGAATACGTGCTCGTCGGCGCACACAACGACCACGTGGGCGTCAACACGACCACGGTCGATCACGACTCACTGCGGGCCTACAACATGGTCGTGCGCCGTCAGGGCGCGAATGACCCGGTGTGCACGCCCACGGCCGAGCAGCAGGCCAGGATCAACGCGCTCATTGCCAAGGCGCGCGCCACGCGCCCGGTCCGCAAGGACAGCATCATGAACGGCGCCGACGACGATGGCTCGGGCACGGTGGTGATGCTCGAAATCGCCGAGAAGTTCGCGAAGGAGCAGCCCAAGCGCTCGATCATCTTCATCTCGCATGTCGGTGAAGAGGCAGGGCTCCTAGGCTCGCGCTGGTTCACCGATCACCCCACGCTGCCGCTCGAGCAGATCGTGGCCGCGCACAACATGGACATGGTCGGCGCGGGCCGGAACTGGGAAGTGAAGTACGGCGGACCGAATTCGGTGCAGATGCTGGGTCAGCGCCGCCTGTCGCGCGAATTCGGCGACATCATCGACTCGGTGAACGCGAACATCAAGGAGCCGATGGCGATCGACAAGAGCTGGGACGTGCCCGCCAACCCGCTCAATCGCTTCTGCCGCTCGGACCAGGTCAACTACGTCCGCAAGGACATCCCGGTCGTCTACATGTCACTCGGCTACGCCGTGGACTACCACCAGCAGAGCGACGAACCCCAGTACATCGATTACGACCACTCGGCGCGCCTGGGGAACTTCATTCACCAGGTGATGACCGCGGTGGCGAACCGACCGAATCGGCCGGCGATTGCGGGGGCGGATCCGACGATGCCGACGTGTTCACGGTAG
- a CDS encoding response regulator transcription factor: MRILIAEDDARLHDLLARALRERSFAVDVVTDGESALVEAAINEYDAIVLDVMLPRRTGLDVCRELRRRGRKTPILMLTARDALQDRVAGLDSGADDYVVKPFELDELLARLRAVMRRGPVLQEERLTVGDLVVDTRAQQVTRGGLPVGLATREYALLEYLARHAGRVVGRAELTEHVWDANHDPASNALEVYIGRVRKKLDLAGGPSLLHTRRGSGYLLSADVTE; encoded by the coding sequence ATGCGGATTTTGATCGCCGAAGATGACGCGCGGCTCCACGACCTGCTGGCGCGCGCCCTCCGCGAACGGTCGTTCGCGGTGGATGTCGTGACCGACGGGGAGTCGGCGCTGGTGGAGGCGGCCATCAACGAGTACGACGCCATCGTGCTCGATGTCATGCTGCCCCGGCGGACCGGGCTCGATGTCTGCCGCGAACTCCGCCGGCGTGGCCGAAAGACCCCCATCCTGATGCTCACGGCTCGCGACGCCCTGCAGGACCGGGTAGCCGGCCTCGACAGTGGCGCCGATGACTACGTGGTGAAGCCATTCGAGCTCGACGAGCTCCTGGCCCGCCTCCGTGCGGTGATGCGGCGCGGCCCCGTGCTGCAGGAGGAACGGCTCACGGTCGGGGATCTGGTGGTCGATACGCGGGCGCAGCAGGTCACCCGCGGCGGACTGCCCGTCGGGCTCGCGACTCGCGAGTACGCCCTGCTCGAGTATCTCGCGCGCCACGCCGGCCGGGTGGTGGGGCGCGCCGAGCTCACCGAGCATGTGTGGGATGCCAATCACGATCCGGCCTCCAACGCGCTCGAGGTGTACATCGGGCGCGTCCGCAAAAAGCTCGATCTGGCGGGTGGGCCATCGCTGCTGCATACGCGTCGCGGCTCGGGCTACCTGCTCTCGGCCGACGTGACCGAGTAA
- the mprF gene encoding bifunctional lysylphosphatidylglycerol flippase/synthetase MprF, whose product MSSPSDPTRAMPAATPEGDEPPRRAWRVWAPPVAMLLLIATALWVVHRELGGTAYAALGAAVRQVPRVQILNAALLTVVAYVFLCGYDLLALRFVGNPLTVGKTALSSALAYALSQTLGFPLFTGGAVRVRFWSMWGLSTSEIAGATAFVSVTFTVGVAAVCGLALLLEPAALLTLLHVPPIVARALGALLLAAVLGYIGWTARRRGQSLTVAGSTIPAPSPLMAVAQVVLALLDWGVAGLVLFVLLPAGHPLSPLAFLGVFALAQFVGVVSHVPGGIGVFESIMLLALRDTAAPADVLGVLLVYRAVYYLAPFLLGLVTLAALEVTQHRAKLPVLIGTVSTRANAVLSVSARAAVLLQPMLPTVIGISTFAGGALLLFSGATPAAHGRLRALSGALPLGLVELSHFAGSMAGVGLMVLGAALRRRLDAAWGATVVLLVVGISSSLLKGLDWEEASVLGLVLLILIPSRRAFYRPAALTSDVLSPGWLASLAAVVGASIWIGVLAYRHVDYSSELWWQFAVRANAPRFLRASAGAVFALIGVGMWRLFRPAAHEPELPTADELALAKSVIERVPESTPSLALLGDKSLLFTEAQDAFVMYGVSGRSWIAMGDPVGSSAGQADAAWRFKEEADAHGAWTVFYLVTPQRLPLYIDLGLTMLKLGEEAIVPLTGFSLDGGERKWMRRAVKDAEKAGMSFEVIPAAGVPALLPEVHHISDEWLQGKTTREKGFSLGRFDEAYLQHFPMAVIRHAPADGPSRVVAFANLWTGHAGGEISPDLMRRAADAPKGVMDYLFVSLLQWGAANGYRAFNLGMTPLAGLMDPALSRPDLAPLWARAGTFLYGRGESFYNFQGLRGFKEKFSPVWEPRYLASPGGIALPRVLTNVATLIAGGVGGLVRK is encoded by the coding sequence ATGTCTTCGCCGTCCGATCCGACGCGCGCCATGCCAGCCGCCACCCCCGAGGGGGATGAGCCGCCGCGCCGCGCGTGGCGCGTCTGGGCGCCGCCCGTCGCGATGTTGCTGCTCATCGCCACCGCGCTCTGGGTGGTGCATCGCGAGCTCGGCGGGACCGCGTACGCCGCGCTGGGTGCGGCTGTTCGACAGGTCCCGCGCGTGCAGATCCTCAACGCCGCCCTGCTGACGGTGGTGGCGTACGTCTTCCTCTGCGGGTACGATCTGCTGGCGCTGCGCTTCGTGGGGAACCCGCTCACCGTGGGCAAAACGGCCCTCTCGAGTGCGCTGGCGTACGCGCTGAGTCAGACGCTCGGCTTTCCGCTCTTCACGGGTGGGGCCGTCCGCGTGCGCTTCTGGAGCATGTGGGGGCTCTCCACGTCGGAGATCGCCGGCGCGACCGCCTTCGTGAGCGTGACGTTCACAGTGGGCGTGGCGGCCGTGTGCGGCCTGGCGCTCCTGCTCGAGCCCGCCGCGCTGCTGACGCTGCTGCATGTGCCGCCGATCGTCGCCCGGGCGCTCGGCGCGCTGCTGCTGGCGGCGGTGCTCGGGTACATCGGTTGGACGGCACGGCGCCGCGGCCAGTCGCTCACGGTGGCCGGCAGCACGATTCCGGCGCCGTCGCCCCTGATGGCGGTGGCGCAGGTCGTGCTCGCGCTCCTCGACTGGGGGGTCGCCGGCCTCGTGCTCTTCGTACTGCTGCCGGCCGGCCATCCGCTCTCCCCGCTGGCATTTCTCGGGGTCTTCGCCCTCGCGCAGTTCGTCGGCGTGGTGAGCCATGTGCCGGGCGGCATCGGCGTCTTCGAGTCGATCATGCTGCTGGCGCTCCGCGACACCGCGGCGCCGGCGGACGTGCTGGGTGTGCTGCTCGTCTATCGCGCGGTCTACTATCTCGCGCCGTTTCTGCTCGGTCTCGTCACGCTTGCCGCGCTGGAGGTGACCCAGCATCGCGCCAAGCTGCCAGTGCTCATCGGCACCGTCTCCACCCGCGCGAATGCGGTGCTCAGCGTGTCGGCGCGTGCGGCGGTGCTGCTGCAGCCCATGCTGCCGACGGTGATCGGCATCAGCACCTTTGCCGGTGGGGCCCTGCTGCTCTTCTCAGGCGCCACGCCCGCCGCGCACGGACGCCTCCGCGCGCTCTCGGGGGCATTACCGCTCGGCCTGGTGGAGTTGAGTCACTTCGCTGGCAGCATGGCCGGCGTGGGGCTCATGGTGCTTGGCGCCGCGCTGCGTCGACGACTCGATGCCGCGTGGGGCGCGACGGTGGTGCTCCTGGTGGTCGGTATCTCGTCGTCACTGCTCAAAGGGCTCGACTGGGAAGAAGCCAGTGTGCTGGGGCTCGTCCTCCTGATCCTGATTCCCTCGCGTCGTGCCTTCTACCGGCCGGCGGCGCTCACGAGCGACGTGCTGTCGCCGGGGTGGCTCGCGTCGTTGGCGGCCGTGGTGGGGGCGAGCATCTGGATTGGCGTGCTGGCGTATCGCCATGTGGACTATTCCAGCGAACTGTGGTGGCAGTTCGCGGTGCGTGCGAATGCGCCACGCTTTTTGCGCGCGAGCGCCGGAGCGGTGTTTGCGCTCATCGGCGTCGGGATGTGGCGGCTCTTCCGTCCGGCGGCGCACGAACCGGAATTGCCGACCGCCGACGAACTGGCGCTCGCCAAGTCGGTGATTGAGCGCGTGCCGGAGAGTACCCCGTCGCTCGCGCTGCTCGGTGACAAGTCGTTGCTCTTCACCGAGGCGCAGGATGCCTTCGTGATGTACGGCGTCTCCGGGCGCAGCTGGATTGCCATGGGCGATCCCGTGGGCTCGAGTGCCGGTCAGGCCGACGCGGCGTGGCGCTTCAAGGAAGAAGCCGATGCCCATGGTGCGTGGACGGTGTTCTATCTGGTCACCCCGCAACGCTTGCCGCTCTATATCGATCTCGGCCTCACGATGCTCAAGCTCGGTGAAGAAGCGATCGTGCCGCTGACCGGCTTCTCACTCGACGGCGGCGAACGGAAGTGGATGCGCCGGGCAGTCAAGGACGCCGAAAAGGCGGGCATGTCGTTCGAGGTGATCCCGGCGGCGGGTGTACCAGCGCTGCTCCCCGAGGTGCATCACATCTCCGATGAGTGGCTGCAAGGGAAGACGACGCGCGAGAAAGGCTTCTCGCTCGGGCGCTTCGATGAGGCGTACCTGCAGCACTTCCCGATGGCCGTCATTCGCCATGCGCCGGCGGACGGCCCGTCGCGCGTGGTGGCGTTCGCGAATCTCTGGACGGGACACGCGGGTGGGGAGATCTCGCCGGACCTGATGCGCCGGGCGGCTGATGCGCCGAAAGGCGTCATGGACTACCTGTTCGTGTCGCTGCTGCAGTGGGGCGCGGCCAACGGCTATCGCGCCTTCAACCTGGGGATGACGCCGCTGGCCGGGCTGATGGACCCCGCGCTCTCGCGGCCCGATCTTGCGCCGCTCTGGGCGCGCGCCGGCACCTTCCTGTACGGCCGCGGCGAGAGCTTCTACAACTTCCAGGGGCTTCGCGGCTTCAAGGAAAAATTCTCACCAGTGTGGGAACCGCGTTATCTGGCCTCGCCGGGAGGGATCGCGCTGCCGCGGGTGCTCACGAACGTGGCCACGCTGATTGCCGGCGGGGTGGGCGGGTTGGTGCGGAAGTAG